In Amyelois transitella isolate CPQ chromosome 5, ilAmyTran1.1, whole genome shotgun sequence, one DNA window encodes the following:
- the LOC106139117 gene encoding DNA-directed RNA polymerase III subunit RPC2 encodes MGGLHEKARVWESNKGLREPIKTIEDKWKLVPSFLQVKGLVKQHIDSFNYFINVEIKKIVQANEKVFCDADPLFYIKYLNAYVGTPDLEEGFNVSKPTTPHECRLRDMTYSAPITVDIEYIRGNQRVIKNKQLIGRMPLMLRSSNCVLTNKSDFELAQLNECPHDPGGYFIIRGQEKVILIQEQLSRNRMIVDEFKGAIQCQVTSSTHEKKTRTNVIVKNGKYVLRHNALSDDIPIAIAFKAMGICSDQEIMQLIGTDDNTVKKMAPCIMDCHNLKIFTPNQALAYIGSKLKVKRFQTANSKSRTPIDEARDLLATTILAHVTVENFNFYVKAIYLAIMVKRVIEAETNKAAIDDPDYYGNKRLELAGSLLALMFEDLFKRFNWELKSIADKIIPKVKAAPFDVVKHMRPDLIANGLFTAISSGNWTIKRFKMERHGVTQVLSRLSYISALGMMTRVNSQFEKTRKVSGPRSLQPSQWGMLCPSDTPEGEACGLVKNLALMTHITTECSEEPIARLACNAGVEDVRLLGGEEINHPAVYMVFLNGNILGVTRQYKRLIRVFRMFRRRGLISAFVSIYPNHNQRTVYICSDGGRLCRPYIIVENGYPLVQQGHIKELNRGIRKFQDFLSDGLIEYLDVNEENDSHIATVEAEIDPYVTTHLEIEPFTILGVCAGLVPYPHHNQSPRNTYQCAMGKQAMGTIGYNQKNRIDTLMYNLVYPQCPMVKTRTIELTNFDKLPAGQNATVAVMSYSGYDIEDALILNRASIDRGYGRCLVYKSAKTTMKRYSNQTSDRILGPSRDANTGKIIRAHEILDTDGIAAPGEMVENRQVLINKQMPPATINPVPQGQPQQVEYKDVPVTYKGPVESYIEKVMVSSNSEDAFLIKILLRQTRVPEIGDKFSSRHGQKGVTGLIVQQEDMPFNDRGICPDMIMNPHGFPSRMTVGKTIELLAGKAGLMEGKFHYGTAFGGSKVQDVCNELEKHGYNYQGKDIFYSGLTGEPLEAYIYSGPVYYQKLKHMVQDKMHARARGPRAVLTRQPTEGRSRDGGLRLGEMERDCLIGYGASMLLMERLMLASDAFSADICGACGRLAARAWCHACRSSAAVSTVDMPYACKLLFQELASMNIVPKLTLKKYS; translated from the exons ATGGGTGGACTACATGAAAAAGCGCGTGTCTGGGAATCAAACAAAGGTCTACGAGAACCTATAAAAACTATAGAG GACAAATGGAAGTTGGTGCCATCGTTTCTGCAAGTCAAAGGTCTTGTTAAACAACATATAGACTcatttaactattttataaatgtggaaATCAAGAAAATTGTTCAAGCTAATGAGAAAGTATTTTGTGATGCTGATCcacttttttatatcaaatatttgaatGCATATGTTGGCACCCCTGATCTAGAGGAGGGATTTAATGTCTCAAAACCAACTACCCCACATGAATGTCGTTTAAGGGACATGACTTATTCTGCTCCTATCACAGTTGATATTGAGTACATCAGAGGCAACCAGCGAGTCATCAAAAACAAGCAGTTGATTGGCAG aatgCCTTTGATGCTGAGGTCTTCAAATTGCGTTCTCACAAATAAGTCAGATTTTGAATTGGCCCAGCTGAATGAATGTCCACATGACCCTGGCGGTTATTTCATCATTCGAG GACAAGAAAAAGTGATCCTGATCCAAGAGCAATTGTCTAGGAACAGAATGATAGTTGATGAGTTCAAAGGAGCTATCCAGTGTCAAGTTACAAGTTCTACACACGAAAAGAAAACGAGGACAAATGTTATTGTGAAGAATGGAAAATATGTGCTAAGACACAATGCATTATCTGAT GACATTCCAATAGCTATAGCCTTTAAAGCTATGGGAATCTGCAGTGACCAGGAGATAATGCAGTTGATTGGCACTGATGATAACACTGTGAAGAAAATGGCTCCTTGTATTATGGattgtcacaatttgaaaatCTTTACACCAAATCAAGCATTAGCATACATCGGTAGCAAGCTGAAAGTGAAAAG ATTTCAAACGGCAAATTCTAAGTCTCGTACTCCTATTGATGAAGCTCGAGATCTTTTAGCCACAACTATATTAGCTCATGTTACAGTAGAAAACTTTAACTTCTATGTCAAAGCCATTTATTTGGCCATCATGGTAAAGAGAGTGATAGAAGCGGAAACAAATAAGGCAGCTATTGACGACCCCGATTATTATGGAAATAAACGATTGGAACTGGCGGGGTCCTTATTGGCTTTGATGTTTGAAGATTTATTCAAAAGATTCAATTGGGAATTGAAGTCCATAgcagataaaataataccgAAGGTGAAAGCTGCACCCTTCGATGTAGTGAAGCATATGCGGCCCGATTTAATCGCTAATGGGTTATTCACGGCTATATCTTct gGAAATTGGACCATCAAAAGGTTTAAAATGGAAAGGCATGGGGTAACTCAAGTACTCAGCCGACTTAGTTACATATCAGCATTGGGTATGATGACCAGAGTTAATTCTCAATTTGAGAAAACTAGAAAGGTTTCAGGGCCTCGGTCTCTTCAGCCTTCACAGTGGGGTATGCTTTGCCCTTCCGACACACCTGAAGGAGAGGCTTGCGGTCTTGTCAAGAACTTGGCGTTAATGACGCACATCACTACTGAATGTTCGGAGGAACCGATAGCGAGATTAGCTTGTAATGCCGGCGTCGAGGACGTGAGATTACTAGGAGGAGAAGAAATAAATCATCCCGCCGTTTACATGGTATTCCTAAATG gtAACATTCTAGGTGTTACGAGGCAGTACAAACGTCTTATCCGGGTATTCAGAATGTTCAGAAGGCGCGGTCTAATCTCGGCATTTGTTTCTATTTATCCAAACCACAATCAGAGAACTGTGTATATTTGCAGCGATGGCGGTAGACTATGTCGGCCATATATTATTGTCGAGAATGGTTATCCTTTAGTACAGCAAGGCCATATAAAAGAACTTAATAGAGGCATAAGAAAATTTCAGGATTTCCTTTCAGATGGACTTATCGAGTATTTAGATGTCAATGAAGAGAATGATAGTCATATTGCAACTGTTGAAGCTGAAATTGACCCATATGTGACTACACATCTTGAGATtgaacctttcactattttgGGCGTGTGTGCTGGTCTTGTACCATATCCTCATCATAATCAAAGTCCTAGGAATACTTATCAATGCGCTATGGGTAAACAAGCAATGG GAACAATAGGTTATAATCAAAAGAATAGAATTGATAcacttatgtataatttagtgTATCCGCAATGCCCTATGGTAAAAACTCGGACAATAGAACTGACAAACTTCGACAAGCTGCCTGCTGGACAAAATGCCACAGTTGCTGTGATGAGTTACAGTGGATACGACATTGAAGACGCGTTGATTCTCAATAGAGCTTCAATCGACAGAGGGTACGGTCGTTGCCTAGTTTATAAAAGTGCAAAAACAACCATGAAGAGGTACAGCAATCAGACTTCAGACAGAATTTTAGGCCCATCTAGAGATGCAAATACAGGAAAAATTATTAGAGCGCATGAAATATTAGATACTGATGGCATTGCCGCGCCTGGGGAAATGGTAGAGAACAGGCAAGTTCTGATCAACAAACAAATGCCGCCGGCCACAATCAATCCCGTGCCCCAAGGTCAACCGCAGCAAGTGGAATACAAAGATGTACCAGTCACATATAAAGGACCTGTCGAGTCTTACATTGAAAAAGTCATGGTGTCGTCAAATTCAGAAGATgcttttcttataaaaatactgcTTAGGCAAACAAGAGTTCCGGAGATCGGTGATAAGTTCAGTTCTCGGCACGGACAGAAGGGAGTGACGGGGCTTATAGTGCAGCAGGAAGACATGCCATTCAACGACAGAGGCATCTGTCCCGACATGATCATGAACCCGCACGGTTTCCCCTCGAGAATGACAGTTGGGAAAACCATAGAGTTGCTTGCTGGGAAAGCTGGCCTTATGGAAGGGAAATTTCATTATG gtactGCATTTGGTGGCTCGAAGGTTCAAGACGTATGCAATGAATTGGAAAAACATGGTTATAATTATCAAGGCAAAGATATTTTCTATTCTGGTTTGACTGGAGAACCCTTGGAAGCGTATATTTACTCAGGCCCA GTGTATTACCAGAAGCTGAAGCACATGGTGCAGGACAAGATGCACGCTCGAGCGCGCGGCCCGCGCGCCGTGCTCACGCGGCAGCCCACGGAGGGGCGCTCGCGCGACGGCGGCCTGCGCCTGGGGGAGATGGAACGAGACTGCCTAATCGGATATGGCGCCAG CATGTTGCTGATGGAGCGCCTGATGCTGGCATCGGACGCGTTCAGCGCGGACATCTGCGGCGCGTGCGGGCGGCTGGCGGCGCGCGCCTGGTGCCACGCGTGCCGCTCGTCCGCCGCCGTCTCCACCGTCGACATGCCCTACGCATGCAAGCTGCTGTTCCAGGAACTGGCCTCTATGAATATAGTGCCTAAGCTTACTCTTAAGAAATATTCGTGA
- the LOC106139099 gene encoding tRNA-dihydrouridine(16/17) synthase [NAD(P)(+)]-like isoform X1, whose amino-acid sequence MTSDWYDGIGRPRYVVAPMVDASELSWRILCRRHGAQLCYTPMFHSNVFVKDSKYRRDSLQTCDEQDRPLFVQFCGNNPETMAAAAKLVEGHCDAIDINLGCPQAIAKRGRYGSFLQDEWKLLQSIVSEMSKAVSIPITCKVRIFEDVAKSVQYALMLQDAGCKLITVHGRTREQKGPLTGIASWKHIKAVREALSIPMLANGNIQCLQDVHRCLDYTKVDGVMSAEGILTNPALFEGINPVTWDIALEYLELVEQFPCPSSYIRGHLFKIFHKIFTFEENNDIRQILATAQNLDDFRLVCSKIRTKYLPLHEGIQYYDDNNNISRNGFDLILPPWICQPYVRISPEEHTKKMNMHNKVQDENQCKRLHEDTDGNIISRKKMKKLRRILRRPPRPDNQSGRSGDICINNGCLNPLGGKCIYKFCKKCCRNKCFAENLDCTGHRILVRTRRDMAKKFSDICEKDSCQ is encoded by the exons ATGACAAGTGATTGGTACGATGGAATTGGACGCCCACGTTATGTCGTGGCCCCAATGGTCGATGCTAGTGAACTTTCATGGAGAATACTTTGCAGGAGGCATGGAGCTCAGTTGTGTTATACTCCGATGTTTCATagtaatgtttttgtaaaagatTCTAAATACAGGAGAGATAGCTTACAAACATGTGATGAGCAGGATAGACCTTTATTTGTACAG TTTTGTGGTAATAATCCAGAAACAATGGCTGCTGCTGCTAAGCTAGTTGAAGGACATTGTGATGCTATTGATATCAATCTTGGCTGTCCACAAGCAATAGCCAAACGAGGCAGATATGGCTCCTTTCTCCAAGATGAATGGAAATTATTGCAAAGTATAG TTTCAGAAATGTCTAAAGCAGTTTCAATACCAATAACTTGCAAAGTTAGAATATTTGAAGATGTTGCCAAATCTGTCCAATATGCTCTCATGCTGCAAGACGCAGGTTGCAAATTGATAACAGTACATGGTAGAACTCGGGAGCAGAAAGGACCACTCACTGGGATTGCAAGCTGGAAACACATTAAAGCTGTGAG GGAAGCATTATCAATACCTATGTTAGCTAACGGAAATATTCAATGCTTGCAAGATGTGCATAGGTGTTTAGATTATACAAAGGTTGATGGTGTAATGAGCGCAGAGGGTATCCTCACTAACCCAGCTCTATTTGAAGGCATCAATCCAGTAACGTGGGACATTGCTTTGGAATATTTAGAACTAGTGGAGCAGTTCCCTTGCCCATCTTCATATATAAGAGGACATTTGTTCAAAATTTTCCACAAAAT ATTCACTTTTGAAGAGAATAATGACATACGACAAATATTAGCAACAGCTCAAAACCTGGATGACTTCAGACTTGTATGTTCTAAAATACGAACCAAATATTTGCCACTACATGAAGGTATTCAGTATTATGATGACAATAATAACATATCCAGAAAtggttttgatttgattttgccACCATGGATTTGTCAACCATATGTGAGGATATCTCCTGaagaacatacaaaaaaaatgaacatgCATAATAAAGTTCAG GATGAAAATCAGTGTAAAAGACTTCATGAGGATACAGATGGCAATATTATATcaagaaagaaaatgaaaaagttgAGGCGAATTTTGAGGAGGCCACCAAGGCCTGACAATCAGAGTGGGAGAAGtggtgatatatgtataaacaatgGTTGTCTTAACCCACTT GGTGGTAAATGTATAtacaaattttgcaaaaaatgtTGTAGAAACAAATGTTTCGCGGAAAATTTGGATTGTACAGGACACAGGATACTAGTGCGTACTAGACGGGACATGGCAAAGAAATTTAGTGACATCTGTGAAAAAGACTCATGTCAATAA
- the LOC106139044 gene encoding palmitoyltransferase ZDHHC11, protein MHKCCTSSQGRRSYRRINGLELPLNYQQVIGWFVLIVTGMVNFLILIQIQFDELKISSLIVYIVLYLSHIIAHITASYIDPSEDELRKLPINNVPEFDRSLHAHVIENGRCHLCNIYTSSKNTKHCSLCNKCINNFDHHCKWLNNCIGQRNYTCFLVSVTTALLISILTSSLCITDIVMFFVYPYKLSNVAQKYIKCPSISASPTIFCKNSITLLVFLIFFCAIAFAIACALLHLCCFHIYISVLGVSTYEYIMKSGTPEVKSIFSNNCRGLKIPGKMYISKSTDKSKSHDGVSTSECGATTSNRVAMMSGPPVNTDTNVANLISVLTDNELGRATRFFIYNKNKIHPQREQSGS, encoded by the coding sequence ATGCATAAATGTTGCACATCCTCGCAAGGTCGAAGATCATACCGGAGAATAAATGGACTGGAACTACCACTCAACTATCAGCAAGTAATCGGCTGGTTCGTTCTCATAGTAACTGGAATggtcaattttttaattttaatacaaattcaaTTTGACGAGTTGAAGATATCTTCATTAATAGTGTATATCGTCTTATACCTTTCCCACATTATAGCGCATATCACCGCCTCATATATTGACCCAAGTGAGGATGAATTGCGGAAGCTCCCGATAAACAACGTGCCCGAGTTCGACCGGAGTCTCCACGCACATGTCATTGAAAATGGGCGATGCCATCTGTGCAATATTTATACCAGCAGCAAAAACACCAAGCATTGCAGCCTTTgcaataaatgtattaataacTTCGACCATCATTGCAAGTGGCTGAACAATTGCATCGGACAAAGGAATTACACTTGTTTCCTTGTAAGCGTAACTACAGCCCTTTTGATTTCTATTTTGACATCATCCCTTTGTATAACTGATATAGTGATGTTTTTTGTATATCcctataaattaagtaatgtAGCACAGAAATACATCAAATGCCCATCGATATCAGCATCAccaacaatattttgtaagaattCTATAACACTTTtagtgtttttaatatttttttgtgcaattgCTTTTGCAATTGCATGTGCATTATTACACTTATGttgttttcacatttatatatcAGTTTTGGGGGTTTCAACTTATGAATATATTATGAAAAGTGGTACTCCAGAAGTCAAATCTATCTTTTCAAATAATTGTCGTGGTTTGAAAATTCCTGGgaaaatgtatataagtaaatcTACAGACAAAAGCAAAAGTCACGATGGTGTGAGTACTTCAGAGTGTGGTGCTACTACTTCAAATAGAGTTGCTATGATGAGCGGCCCACCTGTGAACACCGATACAAATGTAGCTAATTTGATAAGCGTACTTACTGATAATGAATTAGGCAGGGCTacgagattttttatttataataaaaataaaattcatcctCA
- the LOC106139099 gene encoding tRNA-dihydrouridine(16/17) synthase [NAD(P)(+)]-like isoform X2 produces MTSDWYDGIGRPRYVVAPMVDASELSWRILCRRHGAQLCYTPMFHSNVFVKDSKYRRDSLQTCDEQDRPLFVQFCGNNPETMAAAAKLVEGHCDAIDINLGCPQAIAKRGRYGSFLQDEWKLLQSIVSEMSKAVSIPITCKVRIFEDVAKSVQYALMLQDAGCKLITVHGRTREQKGPLTGIASWKHIKAVRFTFEENNDIRQILATAQNLDDFRLVCSKIRTKYLPLHEGIQYYDDNNNISRNGFDLILPPWICQPYVRISPEEHTKKMNMHNKVQDENQCKRLHEDTDGNIISRKKMKKLRRILRRPPRPDNQSGRSGDICINNGCLNPLGGKCIYKFCKKCCRNKCFAENLDCTGHRILVRTRRDMAKKFSDICEKDSCQ; encoded by the exons ATGACAAGTGATTGGTACGATGGAATTGGACGCCCACGTTATGTCGTGGCCCCAATGGTCGATGCTAGTGAACTTTCATGGAGAATACTTTGCAGGAGGCATGGAGCTCAGTTGTGTTATACTCCGATGTTTCATagtaatgtttttgtaaaagatTCTAAATACAGGAGAGATAGCTTACAAACATGTGATGAGCAGGATAGACCTTTATTTGTACAG TTTTGTGGTAATAATCCAGAAACAATGGCTGCTGCTGCTAAGCTAGTTGAAGGACATTGTGATGCTATTGATATCAATCTTGGCTGTCCACAAGCAATAGCCAAACGAGGCAGATATGGCTCCTTTCTCCAAGATGAATGGAAATTATTGCAAAGTATAG TTTCAGAAATGTCTAAAGCAGTTTCAATACCAATAACTTGCAAAGTTAGAATATTTGAAGATGTTGCCAAATCTGTCCAATATGCTCTCATGCTGCAAGACGCAGGTTGCAAATTGATAACAGTACATGGTAGAACTCGGGAGCAGAAAGGACCACTCACTGGGATTGCAAGCTGGAAACACATTAAAGCTGTGAG ATTCACTTTTGAAGAGAATAATGACATACGACAAATATTAGCAACAGCTCAAAACCTGGATGACTTCAGACTTGTATGTTCTAAAATACGAACCAAATATTTGCCACTACATGAAGGTATTCAGTATTATGATGACAATAATAACATATCCAGAAAtggttttgatttgattttgccACCATGGATTTGTCAACCATATGTGAGGATATCTCCTGaagaacatacaaaaaaaatgaacatgCATAATAAAGTTCAG GATGAAAATCAGTGTAAAAGACTTCATGAGGATACAGATGGCAATATTATATcaagaaagaaaatgaaaaagttgAGGCGAATTTTGAGGAGGCCACCAAGGCCTGACAATCAGAGTGGGAGAAGtggtgatatatgtataaacaatgGTTGTCTTAACCCACTT GGTGGTAAATGTATAtacaaattttgcaaaaaatgtTGTAGAAACAAATGTTTCGCGGAAAATTTGGATTGTACAGGACACAGGATACTAGTGCGTACTAGACGGGACATGGCAAAGAAATTTAGTGACATCTGTGAAAAAGACTCATGTCAATAA
- the LOC106139098 gene encoding sphingomyelin phosphodiesterase 4 — MTHDVTSQFYTSLNLPVQDKLAELTRIIDYSGPIKELQALFPQLVNNIFANSFTNGWGLRMITLDANKYEFEALTSFLEPQGPMFRLCYKLLSDPQLKYNLPINMLPLNLQMNLERGRSSQFYADMVTMDAQSLNVVALSLNPFDYYIFCFALFLINNSQNKSSWENWNSVYFALACDYLMHFLPTDPNEPVLPHIPNYTGKVPMVAPLQTANRPLSSPSLLLIQDLSSMTNNHSQHVSQSQSRNEVWRSETVLQVFIDIWMSVEEFNSRGDMFQRSYPTISSPERVRIVRVLIKHIHSFSAKHLSDPASRSSALRKYARQIMCARAYHYVKHLVTIWPLDASFRLVMELWLSLIQPWRYTDNMTNRDRFRTANNNQEEGNTSTLDASYTQFIAENFPSYTCIFQLVLPRFLRLDLTAYKNTVMLFRLGKVFSQPHLVPILWNLEHAMTDLNSSLLHSPDSSFNNSMHDQSYTYNGIPLHKWVAIAKQAVSELNLSTNFEYDPIWGENKKPFAMDFIKKILAAKIISERNLEDISRKMNQKHQGLWASIKHWLMIDNQFEEDLLLEETRKVPAYLNASVHHFATIFLINESSLLPPEPIVEDSSLEHSSFANSSSFPNFITNKLRSKPTDVKYMGDPDLMPITSYESTILVRMLYQIASRINEIYQEEFVSLWHKDNFWGHVAREVLHRPCTIQTYVRDFTNHQQIVTQELPPRLVLRRLGSHAFVVWVGIGYLLFRFLSFSGFSYTLILLVLWMMFVFSKASLRMLKILK, encoded by the exons ATGACACACGATGTCACG AGTCAATTTTATACTAGTTTAAATCTACCAGTGCAAGATAAATTGGCAGAATTAACAAGAATTATAGATTATTCGGGACCCATCAAAGAATTACAGGCACTTTTTCCGCAATTAGTTAATAACATATTTGCCAATTCTTTTACAAATGGCTGGGGATTAAGAATGATTACTTTAGATgctaataaatatgaatttgaGGCACTTACTTCTTTCCTAGAACCTCAAGGACCAATGTTTCGATTATGTTACAAACTCTTGTCAGATCCGCAGTTAAAGTACAATTTACCAATAAATATGTTACCG ttgaaCTTACAAATGAACCTAGAGCGGGGAAGAAGTTCACAATTTTATGCAGACATGGTTACTATGGATGCACAGTCATTAAATGTAGTAGCTTTATCACTCA ATCCATTtgattattacattttttgctTTGCTCTCTTCTTGATAAACAACAGTCAAAACAAGAGCTCTTGGGAAAACTGGAACAGTGTGTACTTTGCCCTGGCCTGCGATTACCTGATGCACTTTCTGCCAACTGATCCAAATGAGCCGGTGCTGCCTCACATACCAAATTATACGGGGAAGGTCCCGATGGTAGCACCCTTGCAAACAGCAAACag ACCGCTCAGCTCGCCTTCCCTTCTATTAATACAGGATTTGTCGAGCATGACCAATAATCACAGCCAACATGTTTCTCAGTCTCAATCAAGGAATGAAGTTTGGCGTTCAGAAACAGTTTTACAagtttttatagatatttggatgagtgtggaggaattCAACTCTAGGGGTGAT ATGTTCCAAAGAAGCTACCCTACAATCTCAAGTCCTGAAAGGGTCAGGATAGTGCGAGTTCTTATAAAACACATACATTCGTTCTCAGCGAAACACTTGTCGGACCCGGCGTCGCGGTCGTCCGCACTGCGCAAGTACGCGCGGCAGATTATGTGCGCGCGCGCATACCATTACGTCAAACACTTGGTCACCATTTGGCCATTGGACGCTTCCTTCAGACTTGTTATGGAGCTATGGTTGAGTCTCATTCAGCCTTGGAGATACACGGACAATATGACAAACCGAGATAG ATTCCGTACTGCAAATAACAATCAAGAAGAGGGAAACACTAGCACATTAGATGCCAGCTACACTCAGTTTATTGCAGAAAACTTCCCTTCATACACTTGTATCTTCCAGTTGGTACTGCCTAGATTCTTACGATTAGATCTTACTGCATACAAAAATACCGTCATGTTATTTAGATTAGGGAAG GTATTCTCACAACCACATCTGGTGCCCATACTGTGGAATTTGGAACATGCTATGACAGATTTAAATTCTAGTCTACTACATAGTCCAGACTCTAGCTTTAATAATTCAATGCACGATCAAAG TTATACATACAATGGAATACCTCTTCACAAATGGGTGGCTATTGCCAAACAGGCTGTGtcagaattaaatttatccaCGAATTTTGAATACGATCCTATCTGGGGCGAAAATAAGAAACCATTTGCAATggactttattaaaaagatcCTTGCAGCTAAAATTATCTCTGAACGTAATTTGGAAGATATAAGTAGGAAAATGAACCAAAAACACCAAg GCCTTTGGGCGTCTATAAAGCACTGGCTTATGATAGACAACCAGTTTGAggaagatttattattagaggAGACAAGGAAAGTTCCAGCATATCTTAATGCATCAGTCCATCATTTTGctactatattttta ATCAACGAAAGCAGTCTACTGCCCCCGGAGCCAATCGTCGAAGACAGTTCCTTGGAGCATTCTTCATTCGCCAATTCGTCCAGCTttccaaattttataacaaataag CTCCGGAGCAAACCCACCGACGTGAAGTACATGGGAGATCCAGATCTCATGCCAATAACTTCATATGAAAGCACAATTTTGGTTCGCAtgctgtatcaaatagcatcTAGGATTAATGAAATA TATCAAGAAGAATTCGTATCCCTATGGCATAAAGACAACTTCTGGGGTCACGTTGCCCGCGAAGTGTTACACCGGCCGTGCACCATACAGACGTACGTGAGAGACTTCACGAATCACCAACAAATCGTCACCCAAGAGCTTCCCCCGCGGCTGGTCCTTCGTCGACTCGGATCCCACGCCTTCGTAGTCTGGGTCGGTATCGGCTACCTATTATTTAGGTTCTTGTCTTTCAGTGGCTTCTCTTACACTTTAATATTGTTAGTGTTGTGGATgatgtttgtattttcaaaAGCATCTTTAAGAATGTTAAAGATCTTGAAATAG